The Diorhabda sublineata isolate icDioSubl1.1 chromosome 6, icDioSubl1.1, whole genome shotgun sequence genome includes a window with the following:
- the LOC130445508 gene encoding uncharacterized protein LOC130445508 translates to MPHLGKSLPEKFGMALDEQQKLLNAGGRSQLSVTIVEVAGTPNPSPLSDRSGEQLLQTPLDSASNACCQGLNPSGLLLESPPKWGEAARYASKQHRKIAGRATFQGQVYNFLERPDNWKCFVYHIIV, encoded by the exons ATGCCTCATTTGGGCAAATCTCTACCAGAGAAGTTTGGAATGGCTCTGGATGAGCAACAAAAGTTATTGAATGCTG gtgGCCGTTCACAGCTTTCCGTTACCATCGTAGAGGTTGCGGGAACTCCAAATCCGAGTCCATTATCGGATCGTAGCGGCGAACAACTTCTCCAAACTCCTTTGGATTCGG caTCTAACGCCTGCTGTCAGGGCTTGAACCCTTCGGGTCTTCTTCTGGAAAGCCCTCCGAAATGGGGGGAGGCAGCACGATACGCTTCCAAACAACATCGAAAAATAGCCGGTAGGGCAACGTTCCAAGGACAAGTTTACAACTTTTTGGAAAGGCCTGATAATTGGAAATGTTTTGTTTACCACATCATCGTGTAA